From Planctomycetota bacterium, one genomic window encodes:
- a CDS encoding deoxyribonuclease IV, producing MPPLGAHMSIAGGLDNAVIAAHKAGCECVQLFSKNNNQWRARPIEPVDAAEFIGALAKLRITHPIIHDSYLINLAAPDNALWQKSIDAFADELRRAEQLGVPYVVTHPGAFTTSSEEAGLDRIVKALDEVHDQLPEIRSQCLLENTAGQGSSLGWRFEHLAYIIEHVKQPERLGVCIDTCHTFAAGYPLETPEEYAATMKQLDKTVGLKRVKAFHVNDSLKPFGSRVDRHAHIGHGKLGLEPFRHLVNDPRFARVPMYLETAKEKTDRGEDWDVVNLKTLRSLVA from the coding sequence ATGCCCCCACTAGGCGCTCACATGTCGATTGCTGGCGGCCTGGATAACGCCGTCATTGCGGCGCACAAGGCGGGCTGCGAGTGCGTTCAGTTGTTCTCCAAGAACAACAACCAGTGGCGAGCGCGGCCGATCGAGCCGGTCGACGCGGCCGAGTTCATTGGCGCGCTGGCCAAGCTGCGGATTACCCATCCGATCATCCACGACTCGTACCTGATCAATCTGGCCGCGCCGGACAATGCCCTGTGGCAGAAATCGATCGACGCCTTTGCCGACGAGCTGCGGCGGGCCGAGCAATTGGGAGTGCCGTACGTCGTCACCCACCCGGGCGCGTTCACCACCAGCAGCGAGGAAGCCGGGCTAGATCGGATCGTAAAAGCCCTCGACGAGGTCCACGACCAGTTGCCTGAGATTCGCTCGCAATGCCTGCTCGAAAACACGGCCGGGCAGGGCTCGTCGCTCGGCTGGCGGTTCGAGCACCTGGCCTACATCATCGAGCACGTCAAGCAGCCCGAGCGCTTGGGCGTCTGCATCGACACGTGCCACACGTTCGCGGCCGGCTACCCGCTGGAGACGCCGGAAGAATATGCGGCGACGATGAAGCAGTTGGACAAGACGGTCGGCCTGAAACGGGTGAAGGCGTTCCACGTGAACGACAGCTTGAAGCCGTTCGGCTCGCGCGTGGACCGGCACGCCCACATCGGCCACGGCAAGCTGGGGCTCGAACCGTTCCGGCATTTGGTCAACGACCCTCGCTTCGCCCGGGTGCCGATGTACCTGGAAACGGCCAAGGAAAAGACCGACCGGGGCGAGGATTGGGACGTGGTGAACCTGAAAACCCTCCGGTCGCTCGTCGCTTGA
- a CDS encoding GNAT family N-acetyltransferase gives MGLTYFKRFRMEIDLGRPVPSPMLPEGYWFVGWDANLLTAHADAKFNSFRAEIDSNVFPCLGDYDGCLRLMHEIAHKDGFLPGATWLIVNRNESGELVNCGTIQGIRDRTGMGAVQNLGVTPEHRGRGVGSMLLLKAIEGFRAAGLRRAFLEVTAQNEGAVRLYRRIGFYKARTVYKAVELMSYAVR, from the coding sequence ATGGGCCTCACTTACTTCAAACGCTTTCGGATGGAGATCGACCTCGGCCGGCCGGTGCCGTCGCCGATGTTGCCCGAGGGCTATTGGTTCGTCGGCTGGGATGCGAATCTGCTGACCGCGCACGCCGACGCCAAGTTCAACAGCTTCCGCGCCGAGATCGACTCGAACGTCTTTCCGTGCCTGGGCGATTACGACGGCTGCTTGCGGCTGATGCACGAGATCGCGCATAAAGACGGCTTTCTGCCCGGCGCGACGTGGCTGATCGTCAACCGCAACGAGTCGGGCGAATTGGTCAACTGCGGCACCATTCAAGGCATCCGCGATCGAACCGGCATGGGGGCCGTGCAGAACCTGGGCGTCACGCCCGAGCATCGCGGTCGCGGCGTGGGGAGCATGTTGCTGTTGAAAGCGATCGAAGGCTTCCGCGCGGCCGGTCTGCGCCGCGCGTTCCTGGAAGTCACCGCCCAGAACGAAGGGGCGGTGCGCCTCTACCGCCGCATCGGCTTCTACAAAGCGCGCACCGTCTACAAAGCCGTCGAGCTGATGTCGTACGCGGTTCGGTGA
- a CDS encoding insulinase family protein, with protein sequence MDSVESAAFTLRVPSGCVYEPAERGGLATLVSELVMRGCGNRDSRALVTALDNLGVERGEGVADSHTTFSGATLARNLFPALEIYADIVRRPHFPDDELEPARAMALQELAAVADEPSQKVMLELRKRYYVEPWGRPSQGTEAGLESSTMADVRAMFARGYRPNGAILGVAGRVDWPQLKAHVEKLFGDWARAAADEPAEGTGAPINTHMNFESGQTQVAIAYPSVPYRDPDYYQAAGAVGVLSGGMSSRLFTEVREKRGLCYSVYATQTSLRNHGSVVAYAGTRADRAQETLDVMLGELRRLANGIEPQELDRLKARIKSSLVMQGESSGARASSISRDWYYLGKARTLDEVGLLVDALTCDSIHKYLEAHPPEKFTVVTLGPRALEVH encoded by the coding sequence ATGGACTCGGTCGAGTCGGCCGCCTTCACGCTGCGTGTCCCCTCGGGCTGTGTCTATGAGCCGGCCGAGCGGGGCGGGCTGGCGACCCTGGTCTCGGAACTGGTGATGCGCGGCTGTGGCAATCGCGACAGCCGGGCGCTGGTGACCGCGCTCGACAATCTGGGCGTCGAACGTGGCGAAGGGGTGGCCGATTCACACACCACGTTCAGCGGCGCGACGCTGGCCCGCAATCTGTTTCCGGCACTCGAAATCTACGCCGACATCGTCCGCCGGCCCCATTTTCCGGACGACGAGTTGGAACCCGCCCGGGCGATGGCGCTGCAAGAACTGGCCGCCGTGGCCGACGAGCCGAGCCAGAAGGTAATGCTCGAGCTGCGCAAGCGGTACTACGTCGAGCCGTGGGGCCGACCCAGTCAGGGGACCGAAGCCGGCCTGGAAAGCTCGACGATGGCCGACGTGCGCGCCATGTTCGCGCGCGGCTATCGGCCGAACGGCGCGATCCTGGGCGTGGCCGGTCGGGTCGATTGGCCCCAATTGAAAGCACACGTCGAGAAGTTGTTCGGTGACTGGGCGCGGGCAGCGGCCGACGAGCCCGCCGAGGGGACCGGCGCGCCGATCAACACCCACATGAACTTCGAATCGGGTCAAACCCAGGTCGCGATTGCGTACCCTAGCGTGCCATATCGCGATCCCGACTATTACCAGGCCGCCGGCGCCGTCGGCGTGTTGAGCGGCGGTATGAGCTCGCGGCTGTTCACCGAAGTGCGCGAGAAGCGCGGCCTGTGCTATAGCGTCTATGCCACGCAAACTTCCTTGCGCAACCATGGCAGCGTAGTGGCCTATGCCGGCACGCGGGCCGATCGGGCCCAAGAGACGCTGGACGTCATGCTCGGCGAGCTGCGCCGCTTGGCCAATGGCATTGAGCCGCAAGAACTCGACCGCCTGAAAGCTCGGATCAAAAGCTCGCTGGTCATGCAAGGCGAGTCGAGCGGCGCCCGGGCGTCGTCGATTTCGCGCGACTGGTACTATCTGGGCAAAGCCCGGACGTTGGACGAAGTGGGGCTGCTGGTCGACGCCTTGACTTGCGACAGCATCCACAAGTATCTCGAGGCTCATCCGCCCGAAAAGTTTACGGTCGTCACGCTGGGCCCACGCGCGCTGGAGGTTCATTAA
- a CDS encoding insulinase family protein, whose amino-acid sequence MEFLKHTLPNGLQVVAECDGQARSTALGFFVSTGARDEVDAISGVSHFLEHMVFKGTPTRSAEDVNREFDAMGAHYNAFTSEENTVYYAAVLPEYQDASVALLADIMRPSLRDEDFTTEKQVILEEIKMYEDQPPFGADDRVREMFYGGHPLGRSVLGTTASVGGLAVDQMRDYFRRRYSPGNIALVASGQVDFAALVRAAERYCGAWQPVEAPRAVARPQGHLGQQTMHKATATQEYVIQLASGPAATDDARFAAKILGCILGDDSGSRLYWELIDPGRAESVSLGHHDYHGAGLFMTYMSCAPEAVAENLQTIHDLYRQVENEPVAAAELEQAKNKINSRVVLSSERPRGRLFNVGANWTYRQEYRSVADDLAVVDAVTIEQLAAVAKQYRLTQCATLCVGPLENVPAPK is encoded by the coding sequence ATGGAGTTCTTGAAGCACACGCTCCCCAATGGATTGCAAGTCGTGGCCGAGTGCGACGGCCAAGCGCGCTCGACCGCGCTGGGCTTTTTCGTTTCGACCGGCGCGCGCGACGAAGTTGACGCCATCTCGGGCGTGAGTCACTTCCTGGAGCACATGGTCTTCAAGGGAACTCCCACGCGCTCGGCCGAAGACGTGAACCGCGAGTTCGACGCAATGGGGGCGCACTACAACGCGTTTACCAGCGAGGAGAACACGGTCTACTACGCGGCCGTGCTGCCCGAGTATCAGGACGCCAGCGTGGCGCTGCTGGCCGATATCATGCGCCCTAGTTTGCGCGATGAGGATTTCACGACCGAAAAGCAGGTGATCCTCGAAGAGATCAAGATGTACGAGGACCAGCCGCCATTTGGCGCGGATGACCGCGTGCGCGAGATGTTCTATGGCGGCCACCCGCTGGGCCGCAGCGTGTTGGGCACGACGGCCAGCGTGGGTGGCTTGGCCGTCGATCAGATGCGCGATTACTTCCGCCGCCGCTACAGCCCCGGCAACATCGCCCTGGTGGCCAGCGGGCAAGTCGACTTCGCCGCTCTGGTACGCGCGGCCGAGCGTTACTGCGGCGCTTGGCAACCGGTCGAGGCGCCGCGCGCCGTCGCCCGACCGCAAGGGCACCTTGGCCAGCAAACGATGCACAAAGCCACGGCCACGCAGGAATACGTCATTCAATTGGCCAGCGGCCCCGCCGCGACCGACGATGCCCGATTCGCCGCCAAGATATTGGGCTGCATTTTGGGTGACGACAGTGGCAGCCGGCTGTACTGGGAACTGATCGATCCGGGGCGCGCCGAGTCGGTGTCGCTCGGCCATCACGATTATCACGGCGCTGGGCTGTTCATGACCTATATGAGCTGCGCGCCGGAAGCGGTGGCCGAGAACCTACAGACGATCCACGATCTGTATCGACAAGTCGAAAACGAGCCGGTCGCGGCGGCTGAGTTGGAACAAGCCAAGAACAAGATCAACTCGCGCGTGGTGTTGTCGAGCGAGCGCCCTCGCGGCCGGCTGTTCAACGTCGGGGCCAATTGGACCTACCGGCAGGAATACCGGAGCGTGGCTGACGACTTGGCCGTGGTCGACGCGGTGACAATCGAGCAACTGGCCGCCGTCGCGAAACAATACCGACTGACGCAGTGTGCAACACTCTGCGTCGGCCCCCTGGAAAACGTCCCAGCGCCGAAGTAA